The nucleotide sequence CGATGAAGATGAAGTCTGTGGTTATCAGGTAAACCTTCCACCTCTCACCATTCAGCTACCCAAGCAGTCAAAACTCCTCAAAAAGACTGTCAAACAGGTAAAAAGTCTAACAGCAACAGTAAATAAGATGAAGAGTAGGTGGctggaagaaaaacagaaaaagccTATCCGTCATGATCAAGCTATTGGAAGTATAGAACATGGCAGAGGTGATGCCAACAGGATAACTGTTTTGGAGAAGAAAATTACCACACTAACAGGTTCATTACAGCAAGCCAGAAATCAAATCAAAGCGCTTCAGGGTCGTTTGGAAAAGATGAGTATTCTGAATATGGACACTGTTTTGCATTACATTAACAATGAGATTTCAAATATTAATTACACTGTGAATACGTTGAACAACAAGTGTTATACGACTTGTGCCGCTGTAGGTCAAGCAGGTAAGTTAATCAGTGTGAGAAAAATGGAATACAAACTTATAAATGATATATTTTTGTGCAATTAAAACAGGGCTAATTTTCCATCTTTATCAATTCCATTTACACAAAATCAAAATTTCCAAGATCATTCAAACTTTTAAATTACCTATTTCCTTCTAAATTGATGTAAACATGAAATTTTGCAATCATACTTTAACAGACAAATTAAACAATGCAGTACTTAAATTGAAAGAGTTTATCTGTGTTATTATAAGTTGGATAGCTTTGTTACCTAATAAACTGTCAGCATTAAGACTTCACAACTTGAAACTTATTTCAGGTTAAGATCCCACTAGGTTTTATGGTAatagtaaaaaatatataaaatgcaGTGATATGTATTTTGCAAAATACTTATAACTGCATtttgttatttttaaacagttattATAAAGCTGTCCATAGATTAAAAAGTCTAATATGATGTATTTTTTAATCTTTATTCACTTTCACACTTTAAATAAAGCTTGCTTGGCTGGTTGTTCTTTTTGAATAAACTGCATTCCTAATAAGCAGTAGGAAGTTTCTCACTAATCTTGAACAGTGAACTGGTGCAAAATTAAATATTTCAATAATGCATATATTGGCCTTAGTTAAAAATTGCATCAATTTGATTAATTTTCATGCCAGTTGTATTGCAAACTCAGGCTTTTTTGTGGCTTTCATCAAGGCAAGTACAAATTAAAGTAAATATTTTGCACATAAAATTAGTATGTTACCTGtttttaacaatataattaaaatAGAATTTCTGAAGAAGCGCTGGGGCAAGTTTTCTTACCAAATCTTTCTATTTAATTGTTTTGCTCCAATCCCTATTTCATACACTATACTTTTGCAATGTTGTGATCTATATCACATTGTCAGTAAAGTGTAAAAGACTAGCTGACCTTAGGGCCTGATTTCAACTCAGGACAGGATTCCTGTAAACAAGGGTGGAGACTGACTCCCAGACTTCAACTACATTGGTCCTGTCAACTCCCATCCAAAACTTCCAGGTAGCATTAGCACATTAGGCAGCAAgagtaaaaaaaataataaatatgtAATAAAAGCACTTAAAAAAAACCAAATGACCAAAAAGGACAGGGCATGCACACTGCTTTTGCTGAAATTATCTATTAACTAGTGGTTACTGTAATGTTCAAACTTTTACTGTGAAGCATAATTATGCACACCCTCTCTTTACAAATGAAATGCTTCCTTTTTGGATTAACTGTGAAATGGAACTATTAATATTAAAAGAATATCTTGAGGTACAGAAATACCAAATTGCATCCATCACATCCTGTTTATATATAATTGTGGAAACTGCCTTTATTGGTTTTCCCCACATGCAGGAGTCCAATTATACTCATATTAAAGAGCTATCATTATCTTTAAAATGGTTAGcaaatttttgttttgtttgcaaTCATAAAAAAATTCTGCATTATCATATTGTAAGTTTGTCTCCCTCCTCAGCCAAATAATGGTTGTCAAACATGTTTTCATGAATACTGTGCTTTAAAACCACAGAAAAAGGGAAGTAGTTAAGCAACACAGCATGTACTGTACAAATGAATAGCACAGTATTAACtgttagtaaaaaaaaaactgaaaaaagtATGCAATTTGGCCCTCTGTGTAATTCATCCTTGTTTGCTTTCCAAATCATTTCAATTACTTGGAAAGTAGAATTCCTACAATTTAAAACACAGCTAAAACACGGATCACTGTCAATTAGGACTCTCCTTAAGAATTGTCAAAGATCTGACTGAGATCTACTTGTTTGAAAAGCATTTGTAATAAAATATTTCTATTTTCTAGCTGCATTGTATTTAATATTGTGAAAGATTAACAGTAATACATAACTATTAATAGTTAAACTGTTCAAGCTGTTATGAATGAATTCATCTTTTGATACAAAGGGTGAAGTTAATGATCTAGTTCTATGCTTCCTTTCAGTGATACAATGGGTGCCTCAGGATTGCTCAGATTATTACAAAGTAGGACATCGGAAAAGTGGCATCTATGAAATTGCCAAAGGTGCTAATAAAAGTTTTTCAGCTTATTGTGATATGAAAACTCTGAACGGTGGCTGGACAGTACTACAGTCTCGCAAAGATGGTAGTGTCAATTTTAATCGCACCTGGGTAGATTACAAAAACGGTTTTGGGAACCTATCAACAGAATTTTGGCTGGGAAATGACAAAATACATCTTTTGACAAAATCCAAGGACATGGTCTTGAGAATTGAAATTGAAGACTGGAAGGGCATCCAGGAATATGCCTCATACGATCATTTCTTCGTTGCAGATGAAGATCACTATTATCAACTGACTGTTAATGGTTACTCTGGCACAGCCGGTGATGCACTGCATAACATCAAGAATTACGACCATGATCAAAAATACTTCACCACCAAAGACAAAGATAATGATAATTACCCTTTGGGTAACTGTGGGGCCTATTATAGCTCTGGCTGGTGGTTTGATTCTTGCATGTCTGCCAATCTCAATGGCAAATATTACAAAAAGCTCTACAAAGGCATACGAAATGGTATTTATTGGGGCACTTGGCACAGTGTAGCAAGAGAAATTCTGAATGGCTACCGCCATGCTTTTAAGTCAGTAAGAATGCTCATCAGGCCTAAAGCATTTACGTCATAGGTACATGGCAACAATAAGAATTTGCAAAAGATTGTAAAAATGCTACTGGAGAGCTTTCTCTATGCAACTGTGTTTAAGAGCTTTATTTTAAAACATAATCTATAACACCCAGCTCTAATTCTTTATCACTTTCCACAAACCCATGACTACTTCTATCATGGATTATTGGTGGGTCAAAGCTTCCCCCAGACaaatactgggaagactgaagccatcatTTCATACCTCACTATAAACTTCATTCCTTTGCCACCAGCTCCAATCATATCCCCAACTACTGACTCAGGAGGAACCAGATTGTGCAGAACCTTTGTGTCTTGCTTGGTGCAGCGCTAAGTTTTAAACCCTTTGGTCAGAATTTTGCGCTTGTCAggcgggcgcgtgcccaacccgaatgagtataaaatgatgcacaatgatgtcaggcgagcatcccaatgtcattgcgcactcgcataatatttcagtcagcgggcacgcatgggagttggcagcacgcccgcccacaattaaaagacctattaaggccactaatgtaatatttgaattaaatttttcactgtccaTCGAACCTTACAGttagcaggcaggtgaaaaggccaagcagcctttggattttttggaaacctcatccacaggtgggcatgcatgtgcaaaagttcctcactcgccctcctcctcccacccccacacaggcagcactgagctctgcagcatgcgtttcatgctaggcgggccttaattggcccgccagtgtgaaatggcGGTCGGGCCCCGATCGCAAGCAGCAGTCTGCTTCCCAATCACCCCTGCTcgcccccgccgagcctgcccaatgagggcaaaattctggcccttatCTGAAAAAAGTtcgttgacctgaaacattaactctgtttctctctccacagattctgcctgacctgcttagtcccagtattttctgtttttatttccgatttccagcgtctgcagtattttgcttttagcttcaaACCCCACATCCTCTTCATCACTGATTCTGCTTATTCTCACCTTTGCCCTTATCTCCTGACTCTATTGTCACCAAAAACTTCTTGCATACTTttctcatctcttgagttcagttcttcaatgactcctggctgatttcccatcaTCCAATATACAATAACTGCAACTCGTCAAAATGCCAGCCATTTATATTCTGTTTTATGCTAAATCCGAATCACCTATCATCCTGTCCTTGTTGATCTACATTAGTTCCCTCTCTTCCAATGTATTAAATTTTAAATCCTGGCATTCATCTTCAGATCCCTCCAAGACCTTGCTCTGCCCTGTCTTTAACTTAAAGGCTCTTCAACACCTTTCAGTCTGCTGACTGGCCCTCCTGTACATTCCTCTGTCACTTTTCCCTAACATTGATTGCAGTTTCTTCAGCTGTCCCGGCTGTATTCTTTGGAACTTATTTCCTGAACCCCactgtctctccatgtctctcatcTTTTAAAAACTTCTGAAAGCCACATCTTTTCAACCAACCTTTTAGTCACCTGTCTATGGCTCAACATCTGTTCTTTACTTGAAAAAACATCTTGAAACATTAAGTAAGATATCTATGCAAGTTCTTGTAAACAGAGAGGAGAATATGTAAAAGGAATATATGTATATGTGGGTGTAAAGTTTTTCTACTGGTTATTAATTAGTGTAGTTGAGATGCACCAGGTACTGGCGGTATGccaaaaattgaaatggggcCCAAGGTCCAATTTTAGGCATGCCTTGGGCCATGCAGTTGGGTCATAAGCTGCCTATGCAGTTCTGAATTTAAGCCCATAAAATGGTCCAAATGAATTTCTACCCCCTCATCTTTTAAGGAGCTGAATGGAAACAattagaaaataaatattttttattttttttgaagAATTTCACAATTCTTAAATTGGCTTTTCAATTAAAAATAATTCTGTAAGAAATTTATCAAGAATTAGCTTCAGGGGGTATAATGATTAATCATTTCATAACTTCAAAAGCATTCTTATTATAGCAGAAAATAGGAATTTAATTAACTGTGCTATATGATAAATATTAAAAGTGATTCTTTTAGCTCTAAGTATATTTTTCTATTAGCTACACCTAATATTGTATGTAATTGGAATGCTCATCTAATTTCAAAAGTATTATTTTGCACAAATTACTCATCAGTTTAATGATAAGGCCAGAGAGTTGAAATACTGTAAGTCTGCCTAATTATTAGAGGAGTGCCATTGAAAAAAATCTAAATAACTGCACTGTACAACACTGTTTTGAAAGATGTATAAAAAATGAATTTGCATATTAACTATTCTCATTATGATGCATTTACCATATGCATTATTACAAACAATgtaaactgttcaaaataagtaTTTCTATAATAAAGCAAACAATATACAGATAATGGTGTATGGTTTATTTAATTTACATAGATGTAATTCAAGAACATTGAGTTCTCCTGATATCCAAGCTaaattcctccctcaaccaatgCCATCAAAATAAATAAACTGGTCTTTTGGCTCAtgatgtgtgcaaaatggctgttgTATTTCTTTATGTAAGTCTTTACACTGAAACATTGAAAATGAATGTATTTAAATTACAGAATTGTAGATGCAAAAGTAAGTAGATTTGTGAAGGGGTAGGGAAATATACAGGTGAAGGATAAAGTTAAATGGTTGAAGATGGTCTTACAATGATTAAGACCACTGGAGTGGAAAAGCTGCAAGAGAAAACAAGGTCAAGGAGATGATTACATGGCGATTTCCAGCAACGTTTTCCTCATCTGCAATAAATTGGAATGCTGCCCCCAACAACACccttcttccctcccccacctaccATAGATAAACATATGTGCTCACtaatatcacagaaacacagagtgcagaagaggcccttcagcccatcgagtctgcatcgacacgtgagaaacacctgacctacctacttaatcccatttgccagcacttggcccatagccttgaatgttatgacgtgccaagtgctcattcaggtactttttaaaggatgtgaggcaacctgcctccaccaccctcccaggcagtgcattctagaccgtcaccaccctctgggtaaaaaagtttttcctcacattccccgtaaacctcaccttgaacttgtgtccccttgtgactgacccttcaactaaaagggaacagctgctccctatccaccctgtccatgcccctcataatcttgtacacctcgatcaggtcacccctcagtcttccctgctccaacaaaaacaacccaagtctatccaacttcttttcataacttaaatgtctcatcccaggaaacgtcctggtgaatctcctctgcaccccctccagtgcaatcacatccttcctataatgaggtttccagaactgcacacagtactccagctgtggcctcaccaatatcACTAACTCTCAGAGTAAACTGGCCATAACAGGGGATAAGGCAAGgtcttccctcctccctcccttcagcAAAAGTGAAAATCTGCAATTGGCAGAGGGACTGGCATTGACACTGTAGGTTTCCTGAGTTCCCCTGGTCCACTTGCCTTTGATTTTCTTTGGCGGAGTCTGTCAAGAGTTACAAAACTTGATGCTCAACACCTTCTGCTCCAGCATTTGTTTTTAAAtccatttcctttgaaaaatGTTGGCTGCTCAATATTGGTTTtcttaaagataaaaacaaaaaaactgcggatgctggaaatccaaaacaaaaacagaattacctggaaaaacccagcaggtctaaaagggtcatgaggactcgaaacgtcaactcttttcttctccgccgatgctgccagacctgccgagtttttccaggtaattctgtttttgtttttgttttcttaaaCATCACCGCCCTGCCACGACCAATAAGGTTGTTTATTGATCCTGTTCCCATGAACTGAAAATGCTTGTTGGTTATCTCCCACTGAGTTTGCTTTTTGAAACTGTTATGATGGTATACTGGCATCATCCTCCCTTCACAGCCACGATCGTTTTCCAGCTTCACCTATCATTTTCAATTCCCATCCCAGTACCTCTCCTCTGCTTGTCCTCCATTTGTCCTCTCCTACCATTCCCATCTCCTGAATCTCCTTTTCATTCCCCACCTTCCCCTTATCCACGGTCAATAAGAATAAATGGGAATAAAAGTCAGGAGATGATGTGAGACAGGCTGCTGATTCACTATCATGTCTTACACTATTGCATAAAGTCAAAATGACTCCTAGGGAGTACAAACTAAGTGTGGTATTCAATTCAAACATGAAATGCCACAGAATATCAATGTGTAAATATAGAAGGGAACTTACTTCATCCAGGCACTGAAAAGCAGGACTTGTAGTCACATCTGCAAGTCCCTTCTCTTGAAGGACCACTGGTGGGGCTACAGCTGTGATGGTTTCTTCCTCATCTTCATCAATTTCATCTTCAGATGCATTAGGAGGGTTTTCCTCTCCACTCATTTCTCCTGGAGTATGAATATTAAAATTGTATTATATGAAATATGGAAATATACATAGAAAGGGAAATCTGGCAGAGTGTACAATGGGTTACTGATCATGGAGGGTGTGGTCAGTAGCAAGGGTAGGGAGTTGTctcaatgcccccccccccccacttcccgaTGCCAGGTTCCTCAATCAGGCACTAAACAAGggatcccccaccccctccccagaaGCCCATAAACAACCCCaacagggtttgcttttcaggctttCCGCATGGCAAGTCCCATGCCTGTTGATGGGTTAATACTAGTAGCGGCAgaatgaggctcttaagtgggccacttaagggcttcaattagtG is from Carcharodon carcharias isolate sCarCar2 chromosome 13, sCarCar2.pri, whole genome shotgun sequence and encodes:
- the fgl2a gene encoding fibrinogen-like 2a; the protein is MKTAVALFLLNIGLILCIEVPVGYNNTSRFKNPPERYANGACAIKLKPTVCDEDEVCGYQVNLPPLTIQLPKQSKLLKKTVKQVKSLTATVNKMKSRWLEEKQKKPIRHDQAIGSIEHGRGDANRITVLEKKITTLTGSLQQARNQIKALQGRLEKMSILNMDTVLHYINNEISNINYTVNTLNNKCYTTCAAVGQAVIQWVPQDCSDYYKVGHRKSGIYEIAKGANKSFSAYCDMKTLNGGWTVLQSRKDGSVNFNRTWVDYKNGFGNLSTEFWLGNDKIHLLTKSKDMVLRIEIEDWKGIQEYASYDHFFVADEDHYYQLTVNGYSGTAGDALHNIKNYDHDQKYFTTKDKDNDNYPLGNCGAYYSSGWWFDSCMSANLNGKYYKKLYKGIRNGIYWGTWHSVAREILNGYRHAFKSVRMLIRPKAFTS